Proteins from a single region of Aureibacter tunicatorum:
- a CDS encoding helix-turn-helix transcriptional regulator yields MTDSINERLEFLLQELRYNRSEFARKVGVSIQTIHNILGEKKTKPTFEVINKILKNIPDINSDWLILGAGEMYRGVDDSTKVEEEPAKEKRFSPEIQKYIDSIVNKYETQINKKDKQIDNLITILSSQAAGKLIGKQLTAQRW; encoded by the coding sequence ATGACAGATTCTATCAATGAAAGACTAGAGTTTTTACTCCAAGAGCTTAGATATAATCGGAGTGAGTTTGCTAGAAAGGTAGGAGTTTCTATTCAGACTATCCATAATATCTTAGGGGAGAAAAAAACAAAGCCTACTTTTGAAGTAATTAATAAAATATTGAAAAATATTCCAGATATTAATTCAGATTGGCTAATTCTTGGAGCTGGAGAGATGTATAGAGGAGTTGATGATTCAACAAAAGTTGAAGAAGAGCCAGCAAAAGAAAAGAGATTTTCTCCAGAGATTCAAAAATATATTGACTCAATAGTCAATAAGTATGAAACTCAAATAAATAAAAAGGATAAACAGATTGATAACTTAATAACTATACTGAGTTCTCAAGCTGCGGGAAAGCTCATAGGTAAACAATTAACAGCACAGCGATGGTAA